The Herpetosiphonaceae bacterium nucleotide sequence TGAACGCGACCACTCCCAGGATCGACGAGACGTTGACGATCACGCCGGCCCGCTGCTGGGCCTTCATCGCTCGCGCCGCATGCTTGATGCCGTAGAAGACGCTGCTCAGATTCGTCGCGATGACCCGCTGCCAGTCGGCATCGCTGCGCTCGTCGATCGGTACCGGCTGCTCGCCAACGCCTGCGTTGTTCACCAGAATATCCACCGCGCCAAACTCGGCTACGGCTCGATCGATCAGGCTGCGCACGGCATCTTCTTGCGAGACATCGGTTGGAACGCTCAGCACGCGCGCGTCCTGCCGGACAAGCTCATCGGCGAGCACCTGGGCGGCATCGGCGTTGATGTCGGCGAGAACCACTGCCGCGCCCTCGCGCGCGAGCTGCCGCGCCGTTTCCGCTCCAATGCCGCTCCCGGCTCCCGTCACAATCGCCACTTTACGATCAAAACGACCCATAAGGAACCTCCATTCCCATAGGATCAGTGTACGGGCAGATTGCGCGCGGAGCGGCGCACAAAAGCTACCTGGCTGTAGAGATTTCTTCACCAAGCGCTGGCGGTCGCCGGAGCTGATCGATCGCTCACGGTTTCCTGGGCGATAAACTTGGGGTATACTGCGGAAGAATCGTTGAGTGCTAGGAGATTTCAATGTCTAGTTCGGCACAAACATTGCCGCACTGGGATATGACCGTCGTCTATCCCAGCCTTAAGTCGCCCGAATTTGCGGAGGGCGTTCAATCTCTCACCCAGAGCATCACCGACCTTGAGCAGCTCTTCGAT carries:
- a CDS encoding SDR family NAD(P)-dependent oxidoreductase, with the protein product MGRFDRKVAIVTGAGSGIGAETARQLAREGAAVVLADINADAAQVLADELVRQDARVLSVPTDVSQEDAVRSLIDRAVAEFGAVDILVNNAGVGEQPVPIDERSDADWQRVIATNLSSVFYGIKHAARAMKAQQRAGVIVNVSSILGVVAFNGAPAYTAAKHGVLGLTKAAALELAPNGIRVVAVSPAFIRTPMITGYEEAVLALHPIGRLGEPGDVAHLITFLASDEAAFLTGATYLVDGGYTAQ